The following are encoded in a window of Artemia franciscana chromosome 5, ASM3288406v1, whole genome shotgun sequence genomic DNA:
- the LOC136026812 gene encoding uncharacterized protein LOC136026812, translating to MRCLRRIARITYTEHVTNEEVRRRLKSPDTILNKIKRQKLRWLGHVKRMDHDRLPKISLEGTIDGSRPRGRPSKRWIENFDRKRIVELTRTAHDEQCTEPKFMPCQKKWPQNVPRGWTGLK from the coding sequence ATGAGATGTCTCCGTCGCATCGCAAGAATCACCTACACTGAACATGTGACCAATGAGGAGGTGCGAAGACGGCTGAAGTCCCCCGACACaatcctaaataaaatcaaacgacaaaaacTGCGATGGCTCGGGCATGTCAAGAGAATGGACCACGACCGTCTACCAAAAATCTCCCTCGAAGGAACCATAGACGGATCTCGACCACGAGGAAGACCTAGCAAGAGGtggattgaaaactttgaccgaaAGCGCATCGTTGAGTTGACTCGAACTGCACACGATGAACAATGTACCGAGCCAAAGTTCATGCCCTGTCAAAAGAAGTGGCCCCAAAACGTCCCGCGAGGATGGACGGGACTTAAGTAA